The following are encoded in a window of Alosa sapidissima isolate fAloSap1 chromosome 12, fAloSap1.pri, whole genome shotgun sequence genomic DNA:
- the LOC121724754 gene encoding N-acetyllactosaminide beta-1,3-N-acetylglucosaminyltransferase 3-like, translated as MRISLRNIGAATLVVTTLFLVVILNRDNSSYDLSTGISQRQLPSVLKADMIHSPDDDAQNPAPTEVPPQPYCERNHSMVNVSDFDTLPHHIQDFLFYRHCRHFPMLLDAPDKCGGPEASSDVFLLLVIKSPPPNYDRREVLRKTWAQERQHHGKWIRRVFISGVSDTGFEQQRLNKMLRLESREYGDVIQWDFADTFFNLTLKQMLFLEWMEHRCPSVRFLLNGDDDIFANTDNMVDYLSGLPDGNNGSKHLYVGHLIRWVGPIREKWSKYYVPVQVQESNSYPPYCGGGGFLLSGSTGRIIYKMSHSITLLPIDDVYMGMCLEKAGLEPVSHFGVRTAGLPVPSSKVDSYHPCYYREILLVHRFLPYQIYLMWNRINEPNLKCDGSQVSNL; from the coding sequence ATGAGGATATCTTTGCGCAACATTGGTGCTGCGACTTTAGTGGTTACCACCCTTTTCCTGGTCGTAATTTTGAACAGGGACAACTCCTCCTATGACCTCAGTACAGGCATCTCCCAGAGACAGCTCCCTAGTGTACTGAAGGCAGACATGATTCATTCCCCTGATGATGACGCCCAGAACCCTGCCCCGACTGAGGTCCCACCGCAGCCATACTGCGAGCGTAATCACTCCATGGTCAACGTTTCGGACTTTGACACGCTGCCACACCACATTCAGGACTTCCTGTTCTACCGCCACTGCCGCCACTTTCCCATGTTGCTGGACGCCCCAGACAAGTGCGGTGGGCCGGAGGCCTCTTCCGACGTGTTCCTGCTGCTGGTCATCAAGAGTCCGCCGCCCAACTATGACCGGCGGGAGGTACTGCGCAAGACATGGGCACAGGAGCGGCAGCACCACGGCAAATGGATCCGCCGCGTCTTCATCTCGGGTGTGTCAGACACAGGTTTCGAGCAGCAGCGGCTCAATAAAATGCTGCGGCTGGAGAGCCGCGAGTACGGTGATGTGATCCAGTGGGACTTTGCCGACACCTTCTTCAACCTGACACTCAAGCAGATGCTCTTCCTGGAGTGGATGGAGCACCGCTGCCCCAGCGTCCGCTTCCTCCTCAACGGTGACGACGACATCTTCGCCAACACCGACAACATGGTGGACTATCTGAGTGGCCTGCCAGATGGCAACAACGGCAGCAAGCACCTGTACGTGGGCCACCTGATCCGCTGGGTGGGCCCCATCCGCGAGAAGTGGAGCAAGTACTATGTGCCCGTGCAGGTGCAGGAGTCCAATTCCTACCCGCCGTACTGTGGAGGGGGGGGTTTCCTTCTCTCCGGCTCTACGGGGCGCATTATATACAAGATGTCTCACTCCATCACCCTGCTGCCCATCGACGACGTCTACATGGGCATGTGTCTGGAGAAGGCCGGACTAGAGCCTGTGTCTCATTTTGGGGTCAGAACGGCAGGGCTCCCTGTGCCCTCGTCCAAGGTGGACTCCTACCATCCCTGCTACTACCGGGAGATTCTTCTGGTCCATAGATTCCTGCCATACCAAATATACCTCATGTGGAACAGGATAAATGAACCCAATTTGAAATGTGACGGTTCGCAGGTCTCCAATCTTTAg